The sequence AAACATTTTTAAAAGAAGAAGATGGTCTTGGAACTGTAGAAATAGTACTTTTGATAGCAGTTTTAGTGGGACTAGCATTGCTTTTTAAAAATCAAATAGTAGGATTTGTCTCAAATATATTGGGAAACATTAATGGTAACGAGATTGACCCATCTGAAATAGAGAATACAAAAATTCCATAAGAATGGAACATTATGAAAAAAATATACAAGAGCTTGACTAATAAAACAGGGAGTATGACCGTTGAAGCTTCCTTGATTTTCCCAATAATAGTGTTAGCTATAGTAGCCCTTATATATATATGCATACTATTGTATCAACAAGCCTATTTGAAATCCATAGCCAATCATGTAGCCGAAAGAGGGGCAGCTTGTTGGAGCAATATCTCCAAGATGGAAATTGACACCAATGGTTACAGACTAAAAACTGGAAAGCTAAATGATTCAAAGGAACTATTAAAAGCCGATTTATATTGGAGTGATAAAGAGGAAAAGATTAATAGGCTCAAAAAATACACCATATATAAAATAAAAAGAAATAATATTCTAGAAAGTCAAATTTCTAAGGTGGATATGGATGATATCATGAATTCAAAGGATAAAGTAGATATTTGCATTAAGGACTATATTGTATATAAGGAGTTAAATGTTGTAATTAAAGATTCCTATAAAATACCCTTGGGAGATATTTTAAGATGTTTTGGATTCGATAATAGATATGATATAAATGTCAACGCAAGGGCAGTTATTAATGATCCAAT is a genomic window of Maledivibacter sp. containing:
- a CDS encoding pilus assembly protein, which produces MKKIYKSLTNKTGSMTVEASLIFPIIVLAIVALIYICILLYQQAYLKSIANHVAERGAACWSNISKMEIDTNGYRLKTGKLNDSKELLKADLYWSDKEEKINRLKKYTIYKIKRNNILESQISKVDMDDIMNSKDKVDICIKDYIVYKELNVVIKDSYKIPLGDILRCFGFDNRYDINVNARAVINDPMEFIRNTDFIINTLDEYEATSEILSKYKVTLDKIKENINSFFGD